In Malus sylvestris chromosome 16, drMalSylv7.2, whole genome shotgun sequence, the following are encoded in one genomic region:
- the LOC126608587 gene encoding protein CHUP1, chloroplastic-like isoform X1, producing the protein MIVRLSLLVAATIAAIAARQHSIKNSGSSTSTGRHSENGEANSNHQSEKEDEERLTYSNDSLREKHKEEEEEEEEEEEEEDEEEVKLISSVFNRASDISPGDIQDEDILPEFEDLLSGEIEIPLLVNKTDTKEKDIYETEMANNASELEHLRNLVKELEEREVKLEGELLEYYGLKEQESDVDELQRQLKIKTVEIGMLNITINSLQAERKKLQEELTQGASAKKELEAARYKIKELQRQIQLDANQTKGQLLLLKQQVTNLQAKEEEAVKKDAEIEKKLNAVNQLEVEVMELKRKNKELQIEKRELIIKLDAAEARVATLSNMTETEMVANVREEVNNLKHANEDLSRQVEGLQMNRFSEVEELVYLRWVNACLRYELRNYQTPQGKVSARDLNKNLSPKSQEKAKQLMLEYAGSERGQGDTDLESNFSHPSSPGSEDFDNVSIDSSTSRYSSLSKKPSIMQKLKRWGKSKDDSSVLSSPARSLSGGSPSRPSMSVRPRGPLESLMIRNASDGVAITTFGKVDPELNDSPQTPTLPNIRTQISSSDSPNSVAASFQLMSKSVEGVLDEKYPAYKDRHKLALEREKQIKERAEQARVEKFGDKSSVNLSYEPRPKAEKERSVALPPKLAHIKEKAVISSDSSNQTNDGNAVDPQSITKMKLAQIEKRPPRVPRPPPKASGGTPVGITSGLPSGVPPTPPGGPPPPPPPPGGPPRPPPPPGSLPKGGSSGDKVHRAPELVEFYQSLMKREAKKDTSSLISSSSNVSDARSNMIGEIENKSSFLLAVKADVEAQGDFVMSLAAEVRAASFTNIEDLVAFVNWLDEELSFLVDERAVLKHFDWPEGKVDALREAAFEYQDLMKLEKRVSTFVDDPKLPCEAALKKMYSLLERVEQSVYALLRTRDMAISRCKEFGIPVDWLLDSGVVGKIKLSSVQLARKYMKRVASELDALSGPEKEPNREFTLLQGVRFAFRVHQFAGGFDAESMKAFEELRGRVHGQTEETNQES; encoded by the exons ATGATAGTCAGGTTAAGCCTCCTGGTTGCTGCTACCATTGCAGCGATTGCAGCAAGGCAGCACAGCATAAAAAACTCTGGTTCATCAACCTCAACAGGCAGGCATTCAG AAAATGGTGAAGCAAACAGTAACCATCAAAGCGAGAAGGAAGACGAAGAGCGACTTACATATTCTAATGATAGCCTCAGAGAAAAGCAT aaagaagaggaggaggaggaggaggaggaggaggaggaggaagacgagGAAGAGGTTAAGTTGATTAGCAGTGTTTTTAACCGTGCTAGTGATATCTCACCTGGTGATATCCAAGATGAAGATATTTTACCTGAATTTGAAGATCTTTTATCTGGGGAGATTGAAATCCCATTACTTGTTAACAAAACAGATACAAAAGAGAAGGACATATATGAAACTGAGATGGCAAACAATGCAAGTGAGCTGGAACATTTGCGTAATCTGGTAAAGGAATTGGAGGAAAGAGAAGTAAAGCTTGAAGGTGAATTACTTGAGTACTATGGATTGAAGGAACAAGAATCAGACGTTGATGAATTACAACGACAACTCAAGATTAAGACAGTGGAGATTGGCATGCTCAATATTACTATTAACTCTCTGCAGGCGGAGAGGAAGAAGCTTCAAGAAGAGCTTACACAGGGAGCTTCCGCCAAGAAGGAGCTAGAGGCAGCTCGGTACAAAATCAAGGAATTGCAGAGGCAGATTCAGCTTGATGCTAACCAGACAAAAGGCCAGTTACTGTTGCTCAAACAACAAGTAACTAATTTACaggcaaaagaagaagaagcggTGAAAAAAGATGCTGAAATTGAAAAGAAGCTGAACGCTGTGAATCAATTAGAGGTGGAAGTCATGGAGCTTAAGAGAAAGAACAAAGAACTTCAAATCGAAAAGAGAGAACTAATCATCAAGTTGGATGCTGCTGAAGCAAGAGTAGCAACGCTCTCCAACATGACGGAG ACTGAAATGGTTGCTAATGTAAGAGAGGAGGTCAATAATTTAAAGCATGCGAATGAGGACCTATCAAGGCAAGTGGAAGGTCTTCAGATGAACAGGTTCAGTGAAGTTGAAGAGCTAGTGTACCTTCGTTGGGTGAACGCATGCTTGAGGTATGAGCTCCGGAACTATCAGACACCTCAAGGAAAGGTATCAGCTCGTGATCTAAACAAGAATCTGAGCCCCAAATCGCAGGAGAAGGCCAAACAACTGATGTTGGAGTACGCAGGATCAGAACGTGGGCAAGGGGATACAGATCTTGAGAGCAACTTCTCTCATCCATCCTCCCCTGGAAGTGAGGATTTTGACAATGTTTCTATTGATAGTTCTACGAGTCGATATAGTAGTCTCAGCAAGAAACCTAGTATAATGCAAAAGCTGAAAAGGTGGGGAAAAAGCAAAGATGATTCTAGCGTTCTTTCATCACCAGCTAGATCTCTCTCTGGAGGCTCTCCAAGCAGACCAAGTATGAGCGTTCGACCAAGGGGCCCACTGGAATCCTTGATGATAAGGAATGCAAGTGATGGTGTGGCCATCACTACATTTGGGAAGGTGGATCCGGAACTTAATGACTCCCCTCAAACTCCCACTCTTCCGAACATTAGAACACAGATATCTTCAAGCGACTCACCTAATTCTGTGGCAGCATCTTTCCAGTTGATGTCAAAGTCAGTTGAAGGAGTTCTAGATGAGAAGTATCCTGCTTACAAAGACCGGCATAAGTTggccttagagagagagaagcaaatTAAGGAAAGGGCAGAGCAAGCAAGAGTAGAGAAGTTTGGTGACAAATCAAGTGTAAATTTGAGCTACGAGCCTAGACCCAAGGCTGAAAAGGAGAGATCAGTAGCTTTACCACCAAAACTTGCCCATATCAAGGAGAAGGCAGTTATTTCCAGCGATTCAAGCAACCAAACTAATGATGGTAACGCTGTTGATCCTCAATCAATAACCAAGATGAAACTTGCCCAAATTGAGAAGAGGCCTCCTAGGGTACCTCGCCCGCCTCCTAAAGCATCTGGAGGTACCCCTGTTGGTATAACTTCCGGTCTGCCAAGTGGAGTACCACCTACTCCACCTGGTggcccaccaccaccaccaccaccacctggTGGACCACCTCGTCCACCGCCTCCGCCAGGAAGCCTGCCTAAGGGGGGAAGCAGTGGTGATAAAGTACACCGTGCGCCTGAGCTGGTTGAATTCTATCAGTCATTGATGAAACGTGAAGCCAAGAAGGATACATCGTCTTTAATATCTTCATCATCTAATGTATCTGATGCGAGGAGCAATATGATTGGGGAGATTGAGAACAAATCATCATTCCTTTTAGCT GTGAAAGCTGATGTAGAAGCTCAAGGTGATTTTGTCATGTCGTTGGCAGCTGAAGTTCGAGCAGCTTCCTTCACAAACATAGAAGATCTTGTAGCATTTGTGAACTGGCTAGATGAAGAGCTCTCCTTTTTG GTTGACGAAAGGGCTGTCCTCAAGCACTTTGATTGGCCTGAAGGAAAAGTGGATGCACTAAGAGAAGCAGCTTTTGAGTACCAAGACTTGATGAAATTGGAGAAACGAGTCTCCACTTTTGTTGATGATCCCAAACTCCCATGTGAAGCTGCTCTGAAGAAGATGTATTCGTTGCTTGAGAG GGTGGAACAGAGTGTATATGCTCTCTTGCGTACAAGGGACATGGCTATTTCTCGGTGCAAGGAGTTTGGAATTCCAGTTGATTGGTTATTGGATTCAGGGGTTGTCGGCAAG ATCAAGCTCTCATCTGTGCAATTGGCAAGAAAGTAC
- the LOC126608587 gene encoding protein CHUP1, chloroplastic-like isoform X3 has translation MIVRLSLLVAATIAAIAARQHSIKNSGSSTSTGRHSENGEANSNHQSEKEDEERLTYSNDSLREKHEEEEEEEDEEEVKLISSVFNRASDISPGDIQDEDILPEFEDLLSGEIEIPLLVNKTDTKEKDIYETEMANNASELEHLRNLVKELEEREVKLEGELLEYYGLKEQESDVDELQRQLKIKTVEIGMLNITINSLQAERKKLQEELTQGASAKKELEAARYKIKELQRQIQLDANQTKGQLLLLKQQVTNLQAKEEEAVKKDAEIEKKLNAVNQLEVEVMELKRKNKELQIEKRELIIKLDAAEARVATLSNMTETEMVANVREEVNNLKHANEDLSRQVEGLQMNRFSEVEELVYLRWVNACLRYELRNYQTPQGKVSARDLNKNLSPKSQEKAKQLMLEYAGSERGQGDTDLESNFSHPSSPGSEDFDNVSIDSSTSRYSSLSKKPSIMQKLKRWGKSKDDSSVLSSPARSLSGGSPSRPSMSVRPRGPLESLMIRNASDGVAITTFGKVDPELNDSPQTPTLPNIRTQISSSDSPNSVAASFQLMSKSVEGVLDEKYPAYKDRHKLALEREKQIKERAEQARVEKFGDKSSVNLSYEPRPKAEKERSVALPPKLAHIKEKAVISSDSSNQTNDGNAVDPQSITKMKLAQIEKRPPRVPRPPPKASGGTPVGITSGLPSGVPPTPPGGPPPPPPPPGGPPRPPPPPGSLPKGGSSGDKVHRAPELVEFYQSLMKREAKKDTSSLISSSSNVSDARSNMIGEIENKSSFLLAVKADVEAQGDFVMSLAAEVRAASFTNIEDLVAFVNWLDEELSFLVDERAVLKHFDWPEGKVDALREAAFEYQDLMKLEKRVSTFVDDPKLPCEAALKKMYSLLERVEQSVYALLRTRDMAISRCKEFGIPVDWLLDSGVVGKIKLSSVQLARKYMKRVASELDALSGPEKEPNREFTLLQGVRFAFRVHQFAGGFDAESMKAFEELRGRVHGQTEETNQES, from the exons ATGATAGTCAGGTTAAGCCTCCTGGTTGCTGCTACCATTGCAGCGATTGCAGCAAGGCAGCACAGCATAAAAAACTCTGGTTCATCAACCTCAACAGGCAGGCATTCAG AAAATGGTGAAGCAAACAGTAACCATCAAAGCGAGAAGGAAGACGAAGAGCGACTTACATATTCTAATGATAGCCTCAGAGAAAAGCAT gaggaggaggaggaggaggaagacgagGAAGAGGTTAAGTTGATTAGCAGTGTTTTTAACCGTGCTAGTGATATCTCACCTGGTGATATCCAAGATGAAGATATTTTACCTGAATTTGAAGATCTTTTATCTGGGGAGATTGAAATCCCATTACTTGTTAACAAAACAGATACAAAAGAGAAGGACATATATGAAACTGAGATGGCAAACAATGCAAGTGAGCTGGAACATTTGCGTAATCTGGTAAAGGAATTGGAGGAAAGAGAAGTAAAGCTTGAAGGTGAATTACTTGAGTACTATGGATTGAAGGAACAAGAATCAGACGTTGATGAATTACAACGACAACTCAAGATTAAGACAGTGGAGATTGGCATGCTCAATATTACTATTAACTCTCTGCAGGCGGAGAGGAAGAAGCTTCAAGAAGAGCTTACACAGGGAGCTTCCGCCAAGAAGGAGCTAGAGGCAGCTCGGTACAAAATCAAGGAATTGCAGAGGCAGATTCAGCTTGATGCTAACCAGACAAAAGGCCAGTTACTGTTGCTCAAACAACAAGTAACTAATTTACaggcaaaagaagaagaagcggTGAAAAAAGATGCTGAAATTGAAAAGAAGCTGAACGCTGTGAATCAATTAGAGGTGGAAGTCATGGAGCTTAAGAGAAAGAACAAAGAACTTCAAATCGAAAAGAGAGAACTAATCATCAAGTTGGATGCTGCTGAAGCAAGAGTAGCAACGCTCTCCAACATGACGGAG ACTGAAATGGTTGCTAATGTAAGAGAGGAGGTCAATAATTTAAAGCATGCGAATGAGGACCTATCAAGGCAAGTGGAAGGTCTTCAGATGAACAGGTTCAGTGAAGTTGAAGAGCTAGTGTACCTTCGTTGGGTGAACGCATGCTTGAGGTATGAGCTCCGGAACTATCAGACACCTCAAGGAAAGGTATCAGCTCGTGATCTAAACAAGAATCTGAGCCCCAAATCGCAGGAGAAGGCCAAACAACTGATGTTGGAGTACGCAGGATCAGAACGTGGGCAAGGGGATACAGATCTTGAGAGCAACTTCTCTCATCCATCCTCCCCTGGAAGTGAGGATTTTGACAATGTTTCTATTGATAGTTCTACGAGTCGATATAGTAGTCTCAGCAAGAAACCTAGTATAATGCAAAAGCTGAAAAGGTGGGGAAAAAGCAAAGATGATTCTAGCGTTCTTTCATCACCAGCTAGATCTCTCTCTGGAGGCTCTCCAAGCAGACCAAGTATGAGCGTTCGACCAAGGGGCCCACTGGAATCCTTGATGATAAGGAATGCAAGTGATGGTGTGGCCATCACTACATTTGGGAAGGTGGATCCGGAACTTAATGACTCCCCTCAAACTCCCACTCTTCCGAACATTAGAACACAGATATCTTCAAGCGACTCACCTAATTCTGTGGCAGCATCTTTCCAGTTGATGTCAAAGTCAGTTGAAGGAGTTCTAGATGAGAAGTATCCTGCTTACAAAGACCGGCATAAGTTggccttagagagagagaagcaaatTAAGGAAAGGGCAGAGCAAGCAAGAGTAGAGAAGTTTGGTGACAAATCAAGTGTAAATTTGAGCTACGAGCCTAGACCCAAGGCTGAAAAGGAGAGATCAGTAGCTTTACCACCAAAACTTGCCCATATCAAGGAGAAGGCAGTTATTTCCAGCGATTCAAGCAACCAAACTAATGATGGTAACGCTGTTGATCCTCAATCAATAACCAAGATGAAACTTGCCCAAATTGAGAAGAGGCCTCCTAGGGTACCTCGCCCGCCTCCTAAAGCATCTGGAGGTACCCCTGTTGGTATAACTTCCGGTCTGCCAAGTGGAGTACCACCTACTCCACCTGGTggcccaccaccaccaccaccaccacctggTGGACCACCTCGTCCACCGCCTCCGCCAGGAAGCCTGCCTAAGGGGGGAAGCAGTGGTGATAAAGTACACCGTGCGCCTGAGCTGGTTGAATTCTATCAGTCATTGATGAAACGTGAAGCCAAGAAGGATACATCGTCTTTAATATCTTCATCATCTAATGTATCTGATGCGAGGAGCAATATGATTGGGGAGATTGAGAACAAATCATCATTCCTTTTAGCT GTGAAAGCTGATGTAGAAGCTCAAGGTGATTTTGTCATGTCGTTGGCAGCTGAAGTTCGAGCAGCTTCCTTCACAAACATAGAAGATCTTGTAGCATTTGTGAACTGGCTAGATGAAGAGCTCTCCTTTTTG GTTGACGAAAGGGCTGTCCTCAAGCACTTTGATTGGCCTGAAGGAAAAGTGGATGCACTAAGAGAAGCAGCTTTTGAGTACCAAGACTTGATGAAATTGGAGAAACGAGTCTCCACTTTTGTTGATGATCCCAAACTCCCATGTGAAGCTGCTCTGAAGAAGATGTATTCGTTGCTTGAGAG GGTGGAACAGAGTGTATATGCTCTCTTGCGTACAAGGGACATGGCTATTTCTCGGTGCAAGGAGTTTGGAATTCCAGTTGATTGGTTATTGGATTCAGGGGTTGTCGGCAAG ATCAAGCTCTCATCTGTGCAATTGGCAAGAAAGTAC
- the LOC126608587 gene encoding protein CHUP1, chloroplastic-like isoform X2: protein MIVRLSLLVAATIAAIAARQHSIKNSGSSTSTGRHSENGEANSNHQSEKEDEERLTYSNDSLREKHEEEEEEEEDEEEVKLISSVFNRASDISPGDIQDEDILPEFEDLLSGEIEIPLLVNKTDTKEKDIYETEMANNASELEHLRNLVKELEEREVKLEGELLEYYGLKEQESDVDELQRQLKIKTVEIGMLNITINSLQAERKKLQEELTQGASAKKELEAARYKIKELQRQIQLDANQTKGQLLLLKQQVTNLQAKEEEAVKKDAEIEKKLNAVNQLEVEVMELKRKNKELQIEKRELIIKLDAAEARVATLSNMTETEMVANVREEVNNLKHANEDLSRQVEGLQMNRFSEVEELVYLRWVNACLRYELRNYQTPQGKVSARDLNKNLSPKSQEKAKQLMLEYAGSERGQGDTDLESNFSHPSSPGSEDFDNVSIDSSTSRYSSLSKKPSIMQKLKRWGKSKDDSSVLSSPARSLSGGSPSRPSMSVRPRGPLESLMIRNASDGVAITTFGKVDPELNDSPQTPTLPNIRTQISSSDSPNSVAASFQLMSKSVEGVLDEKYPAYKDRHKLALEREKQIKERAEQARVEKFGDKSSVNLSYEPRPKAEKERSVALPPKLAHIKEKAVISSDSSNQTNDGNAVDPQSITKMKLAQIEKRPPRVPRPPPKASGGTPVGITSGLPSGVPPTPPGGPPPPPPPPGGPPRPPPPPGSLPKGGSSGDKVHRAPELVEFYQSLMKREAKKDTSSLISSSSNVSDARSNMIGEIENKSSFLLAVKADVEAQGDFVMSLAAEVRAASFTNIEDLVAFVNWLDEELSFLVDERAVLKHFDWPEGKVDALREAAFEYQDLMKLEKRVSTFVDDPKLPCEAALKKMYSLLERVEQSVYALLRTRDMAISRCKEFGIPVDWLLDSGVVGKIKLSSVQLARKYMKRVASELDALSGPEKEPNREFTLLQGVRFAFRVHQFAGGFDAESMKAFEELRGRVHGQTEETNQES, encoded by the exons ATGATAGTCAGGTTAAGCCTCCTGGTTGCTGCTACCATTGCAGCGATTGCAGCAAGGCAGCACAGCATAAAAAACTCTGGTTCATCAACCTCAACAGGCAGGCATTCAG AAAATGGTGAAGCAAACAGTAACCATCAAAGCGAGAAGGAAGACGAAGAGCGACTTACATATTCTAATGATAGCCTCAGAGAAAAGCAT gaggaggaggaggaggaggaggaagacgagGAAGAGGTTAAGTTGATTAGCAGTGTTTTTAACCGTGCTAGTGATATCTCACCTGGTGATATCCAAGATGAAGATATTTTACCTGAATTTGAAGATCTTTTATCTGGGGAGATTGAAATCCCATTACTTGTTAACAAAACAGATACAAAAGAGAAGGACATATATGAAACTGAGATGGCAAACAATGCAAGTGAGCTGGAACATTTGCGTAATCTGGTAAAGGAATTGGAGGAAAGAGAAGTAAAGCTTGAAGGTGAATTACTTGAGTACTATGGATTGAAGGAACAAGAATCAGACGTTGATGAATTACAACGACAACTCAAGATTAAGACAGTGGAGATTGGCATGCTCAATATTACTATTAACTCTCTGCAGGCGGAGAGGAAGAAGCTTCAAGAAGAGCTTACACAGGGAGCTTCCGCCAAGAAGGAGCTAGAGGCAGCTCGGTACAAAATCAAGGAATTGCAGAGGCAGATTCAGCTTGATGCTAACCAGACAAAAGGCCAGTTACTGTTGCTCAAACAACAAGTAACTAATTTACaggcaaaagaagaagaagcggTGAAAAAAGATGCTGAAATTGAAAAGAAGCTGAACGCTGTGAATCAATTAGAGGTGGAAGTCATGGAGCTTAAGAGAAAGAACAAAGAACTTCAAATCGAAAAGAGAGAACTAATCATCAAGTTGGATGCTGCTGAAGCAAGAGTAGCAACGCTCTCCAACATGACGGAG ACTGAAATGGTTGCTAATGTAAGAGAGGAGGTCAATAATTTAAAGCATGCGAATGAGGACCTATCAAGGCAAGTGGAAGGTCTTCAGATGAACAGGTTCAGTGAAGTTGAAGAGCTAGTGTACCTTCGTTGGGTGAACGCATGCTTGAGGTATGAGCTCCGGAACTATCAGACACCTCAAGGAAAGGTATCAGCTCGTGATCTAAACAAGAATCTGAGCCCCAAATCGCAGGAGAAGGCCAAACAACTGATGTTGGAGTACGCAGGATCAGAACGTGGGCAAGGGGATACAGATCTTGAGAGCAACTTCTCTCATCCATCCTCCCCTGGAAGTGAGGATTTTGACAATGTTTCTATTGATAGTTCTACGAGTCGATATAGTAGTCTCAGCAAGAAACCTAGTATAATGCAAAAGCTGAAAAGGTGGGGAAAAAGCAAAGATGATTCTAGCGTTCTTTCATCACCAGCTAGATCTCTCTCTGGAGGCTCTCCAAGCAGACCAAGTATGAGCGTTCGACCAAGGGGCCCACTGGAATCCTTGATGATAAGGAATGCAAGTGATGGTGTGGCCATCACTACATTTGGGAAGGTGGATCCGGAACTTAATGACTCCCCTCAAACTCCCACTCTTCCGAACATTAGAACACAGATATCTTCAAGCGACTCACCTAATTCTGTGGCAGCATCTTTCCAGTTGATGTCAAAGTCAGTTGAAGGAGTTCTAGATGAGAAGTATCCTGCTTACAAAGACCGGCATAAGTTggccttagagagagagaagcaaatTAAGGAAAGGGCAGAGCAAGCAAGAGTAGAGAAGTTTGGTGACAAATCAAGTGTAAATTTGAGCTACGAGCCTAGACCCAAGGCTGAAAAGGAGAGATCAGTAGCTTTACCACCAAAACTTGCCCATATCAAGGAGAAGGCAGTTATTTCCAGCGATTCAAGCAACCAAACTAATGATGGTAACGCTGTTGATCCTCAATCAATAACCAAGATGAAACTTGCCCAAATTGAGAAGAGGCCTCCTAGGGTACCTCGCCCGCCTCCTAAAGCATCTGGAGGTACCCCTGTTGGTATAACTTCCGGTCTGCCAAGTGGAGTACCACCTACTCCACCTGGTggcccaccaccaccaccaccaccacctggTGGACCACCTCGTCCACCGCCTCCGCCAGGAAGCCTGCCTAAGGGGGGAAGCAGTGGTGATAAAGTACACCGTGCGCCTGAGCTGGTTGAATTCTATCAGTCATTGATGAAACGTGAAGCCAAGAAGGATACATCGTCTTTAATATCTTCATCATCTAATGTATCTGATGCGAGGAGCAATATGATTGGGGAGATTGAGAACAAATCATCATTCCTTTTAGCT GTGAAAGCTGATGTAGAAGCTCAAGGTGATTTTGTCATGTCGTTGGCAGCTGAAGTTCGAGCAGCTTCCTTCACAAACATAGAAGATCTTGTAGCATTTGTGAACTGGCTAGATGAAGAGCTCTCCTTTTTG GTTGACGAAAGGGCTGTCCTCAAGCACTTTGATTGGCCTGAAGGAAAAGTGGATGCACTAAGAGAAGCAGCTTTTGAGTACCAAGACTTGATGAAATTGGAGAAACGAGTCTCCACTTTTGTTGATGATCCCAAACTCCCATGTGAAGCTGCTCTGAAGAAGATGTATTCGTTGCTTGAGAG GGTGGAACAGAGTGTATATGCTCTCTTGCGTACAAGGGACATGGCTATTTCTCGGTGCAAGGAGTTTGGAATTCCAGTTGATTGGTTATTGGATTCAGGGGTTGTCGGCAAG ATCAAGCTCTCATCTGTGCAATTGGCAAGAAAGTAC
- the LOC126608589 gene encoding uncharacterized protein LOC126608589, with translation MCSSCAPPSSSLFLPTYTSFLLRRRTLSPNLILLKPKSTSPRPRFSASLAQRNLDISWFPSDQSANGDYGGWAIVDSPVPRKNPGLPKFVIGGIGASLAVVVAAIAYFSLPKKGFKFQITSPLHAFHGILSRDSDTETANQGALDEDATVPEASPQTVPIADSGNVTSASMKKLERIIIPVAVDSTQQEALAVLKKLKIIDDDVKADELCTRREYARWLVQLSSSLERNAKHRLVPSVSLAGSIVSAFDDVDIEDPDFRSIQALAEAGVIPSKLSQKSSSNDGLNGHGNINFSPERFISRQDLIDWKAHLEYDFLPGVIQKISTTATVGFMDVKEISSDAPAGLYADMLTEENSILRKVFGQCKRLQPNKPSTKAQAAVALTSGRIAESISCELLRIKAENSARKAEMEVIMSELLDREEIQKFWDEKRNAEKTRGLEVEKAYLAALSDLEQEKIIQEKNFSEILKEKAAMDCQRQLLLSLKEEVNEMSEKLASERSTYVAENCDLQNTLNDLETKQESMLDRKSILEAEIEAIRILRSWVEDEARRSQARAKVLEEVGRRWKWDDQAP, from the exons ATGTGCTCATCTTGTGCGCCACCTTCTTCCTCCCTTTTCCTTCCCACATACACTTCCTTCCTCCTACGACGCCGCACTCTCTCCCCGAACTTAATTCTCctgaaacccaaatccacaagtcCCAGACCGCGCTTCTCTGCTTCGCTCGCCCAGCGAAACCTCGACATTTCATGGTTCCCCTCGGACCAATCCGCCAACGGCGACTATGGCGGTTGGGCAATCGTCGATTCTCCGGTTCCCCGTAAAAACCCAG GGTTGCCTAAATTTGTAATTGGGGGCATTGGGGCTTCACTGGCGGTAGTAGTCGCCGCCATTGCTTACTTCTCGCTGCCTAAGAAAG GTTTTAAGTTTCAAATTACGAGTCCGTTGCATGCTTTTCACGGGATCTTGAGTCGGGACTCTGATACTGAAACTGCAAACCAAGGAGCATTGGATGAGGATGCCACGGTCCCTGAGGCAAGTCCACAGACTGTTCCTATAGCTGATAGCGGAAATGTTACTTCAG CATCCATGAAGAAGCTTGAACGCATTATAATCCCAGTTGCTGTGGATTCTACTCAACAGGAAGCTCTGGCagttttgaagaaattgaag ATTATTGATGATGATGTCAAGGCTGATGAATTGTGTACTAGAAGGGAATATGCAAGATGGCTAGTTCAATTAAGCTCATCACTGGAAAG GAATGCAAAGCACCGGCTTGTCCCATCAGTTTCACTTGCTGGATCCATAGTTTCTGCATTTGATGATGTGGATATCGAAGACCCAGATTTTAGGTCCATTCAAG CCCTGGCGGAGGCTGGTGTCATTCCTAGCAAGTTATCACAGAAGAGCTCCAGTAATGATGGTCTAAATGGCCATGGAAACATCAATTTTTCACCTGAGAG GTTTATCTCTCGACAAGATCTAATTGATTGGAAGGCCCATTTAGAGTATGATTTTTTGCCTGGAGTAATACAGAAG ATATCAACCACAGCAACAGTAGGTTTTATGGATGTGAAAGAGATCAGTTCAGATGCACCAGCAGGACTATATGCAGACATGCTGACAGAGGAAAATAGCATACTCAGAAAAGTTTTTG GACAGTGCAAGCGGCTTCAGCcaaacaaaccttcaacaaAAGCACAAGCAGCAGTGGCATTGACAAGTGGCAGGATCGCGGAATCAATTTCTTGTGAATTGTTGAGAATAAAGGCTGAAAATTCTGCAAGGAAGGCTGAGATGGAAGTTATCATGTCCGAATTGCTTGATAGGGAAGAGATACAAAAGTTTTGGGATGAGAAAAGGAATGCAGAGAAAACCCGTGGTCTTGAGGTGGAGAAGGCTTATCTTGCTGCCCTTAGTGATTTGGAACAGGAGAAGATTATCCAAGAAAAGAATTTTTCCGAGATTTTAAAGGAGAAGGCAGCTATGGACTGCCAGAGGCAATTACTTCTCAGTCTCAAGGAAGAGGTCAACGAGATGTCCGAAAAGCTTGCATCTGAGAGGTCAACTTATGTTGCTGAGAATTGTGATTTGCAGAATACGCTCAACGATTTAGAGACAAAGCAGGAAAGTATGCTTGATAGGAAATCTATACTTGAAGCTGAGATAGAAGCTATTCGGATCCTTAG GTCGTGGGTGGAGGATGAAGCGAGAAGAAGCCAAGCTCGTGCCAAGGTACTTGAGGAGGTAGGACGAAGGTGGAAATGGGATGACCAGGCCCCTTGA